Proteins from a single region of Nocardiopsis dassonvillei subsp. dassonvillei DSM 43111:
- a CDS encoding TIGR03986 family type III CRISPR-associated RAMP protein: MVSPGECGGGPRPRAERFHATAPYGLVRIADTPMPAADLHGDHPTGDLLRSHDRTVAGTHSGWIDLTLTTLTPTFVGQTLERGRVNASTRFPHGDRHLPAVPGSTLRGLVRNTVRMLTSGETGPVNTPMLFFRAPVRIDPDSADSALSARARRVMAHQHSHYRRRRSGLRTKQGFLFHSPSDGRWYVVEVPATALSGEPGQALKVPFTVLRESLRTWDFGIDDFPDPPRSSTYVPTTHEQHGHLQYRWVHAVHLPGERRVAAVAPTEEEARAYLDARADGARDLGGGGVVRALVVLTGVAAGGRRNAYLFPRPADLGGRLRVPDAMVELFESAEQVTGYQRAAFPDTLGTGAADPVREPVAGAAGGGLPRRGLEPVWFDLDASGEVVSFGRSGGYRIAVSDDNPVRRALPAPVLGPQHGDPGRAALAGRTVDVCRALFGDTDTFAGESGASKGRVSFGSALSTDPDPDYPDGAALRVQLLSPQRGCFANYLLQGPDAASGDRPDIITWSHEGLVRLGGYKVYLHRHRAAPGGPVRYDARTQEELGLTVLAPGSRPEPPRDTQRDVVPLRDGLTFRSRITFTNLTDGELGALLRALLLDNPVDGGDPADPEHAHKIGMGKSLGMGSVHLRPELYLVDRRARALSLDPGAGVVRAGRERVRGFLDAFGAALAARRLPGEPAPGRWREVDQAVDVCLASRWRGRLPWEATAVMSLREFAEYPVLPPLTRRFRDAGRPGGRAGHGA; encoded by the coding sequence GTGGTGAGCCCCGGAGAGTGCGGCGGCGGCCCGCGCCCGCGGGCGGAACGGTTCCACGCCACCGCGCCCTACGGTCTGGTCCGGATCGCCGACACCCCCATGCCCGCCGCCGACCTGCACGGCGACCACCCCACCGGCGACCTGCTGCGCAGCCACGACCGCACCGTGGCGGGCACCCACTCCGGGTGGATCGACCTGACCCTGACCACCCTCACCCCCACCTTCGTCGGCCAGACCCTCGAACGCGGGCGCGTGAACGCCTCCACCCGCTTCCCGCACGGCGACCGCCACCTGCCCGCCGTCCCCGGCTCGACCCTGCGCGGCCTGGTCCGCAACACCGTGCGCATGCTCACCAGCGGCGAGACCGGTCCGGTCAACACTCCGATGCTGTTCTTCCGCGCGCCCGTGCGCATCGACCCCGACAGCGCCGACAGCGCCCTGTCCGCGCGCGCCCGCAGGGTCATGGCCCACCAGCACTCCCACTACCGCAGGCGCCGGTCCGGGCTGCGCACCAAGCAGGGGTTCCTGTTCCACTCGCCGTCCGACGGGCGCTGGTACGTGGTCGAGGTCCCCGCCACCGCCCTGTCGGGCGAGCCCGGCCAGGCGCTCAAGGTGCCCTTCACGGTCCTGCGCGAGAGCCTGCGCACCTGGGACTTCGGCATCGACGACTTTCCCGACCCTCCCAGGAGCAGCACCTACGTCCCCACCACCCACGAACAGCACGGGCACCTCCAGTACCGGTGGGTGCACGCCGTCCACCTGCCCGGGGAACGGCGCGTGGCCGCCGTCGCCCCCACCGAGGAGGAGGCCCGCGCCTACCTGGACGCCCGCGCCGACGGCGCCCGCGACCTGGGCGGGGGAGGGGTGGTGCGGGCCCTGGTGGTCCTGACCGGGGTCGCCGCGGGTGGGCGCCGCAACGCCTACCTCTTCCCCCGGCCCGCCGACCTGGGCGGACGCCTGCGCGTCCCGGACGCCATGGTGGAGCTGTTCGAGTCGGCCGAGCAGGTCACCGGCTACCAGCGCGCCGCCTTCCCCGACACCCTGGGCACGGGCGCGGCCGACCCCGTGCGCGAACCGGTCGCCGGGGCCGCCGGCGGCGGCCTGCCCCGCCGCGGGCTCGAACCGGTCTGGTTCGACCTCGACGCGTCCGGGGAGGTGGTCTCCTTCGGCCGCTCCGGCGGCTACCGCATCGCCGTCAGCGACGACAACCCGGTCCGCCGGGCCCTGCCCGCGCCCGTCCTGGGCCCCCAGCACGGCGACCCGGGCAGGGCCGCCCTGGCGGGGCGCACGGTGGACGTGTGCCGGGCCCTGTTCGGCGACACCGACACCTTCGCGGGCGAGTCGGGGGCGTCCAAGGGCCGGGTGTCCTTCGGCAGCGCGCTGAGCACCGACCCCGACCCGGACTACCCCGACGGCGCGGCCCTGCGCGTGCAGCTGCTCTCTCCCCAGCGGGGCTGCTTCGCCAACTACCTGCTCCAGGGACCCGACGCCGCCTCGGGGGACCGGCCCGACATCATCACGTGGTCGCACGAGGGCCTGGTGCGGCTGGGCGGGTACAAGGTGTACCTGCACCGGCACCGCGCCGCCCCGGGCGGACCGGTGCGCTACGACGCCCGCACCCAGGAGGAGCTGGGGCTGACGGTGCTGGCTCCGGGATCCCGGCCCGAACCGCCCCGCGACACCCAACGCGACGTCGTCCCCCTCCGCGACGGTCTCACCTTTCGCTCACGCATCACTTTCACCAACCTCACCGACGGCGAACTCGGTGCGCTGCTGCGCGCCCTGCTGCTGGACAATCCCGTGGACGGGGGCGACCCCGCCGACCCCGAGCACGCGCACAAGATCGGCATGGGCAAGTCGCTGGGCATGGGCAGCGTCCACCTGCGCCCGGAGCTGTACCTGGTGGACCGGCGCGCCCGCGCGCTGTCCCTGGACCCGGGCGCCGGGGTCGTGCGCGCCGGGCGGGAGCGGGTGCGGGGGTTCCTGGACGCCTTCGGCGCCGCCCTGGCGGCCAGACGCCTGCCGGGCGAGCCCGCACCCGGGCGCTGGCGGGAGGTGGACCAGGCCGTGGACGTGTGCCTGGCCAGCCGCTGGCGCGGCCGCCTGCCCTGGGAGGCGACCGCGGTGATGTCCCTGCGCGAGTTCGCCGAGTACCCGGTGCTGCCCCCGCTCACCCGGCGGTTCCGCGACGCCGGGAGGCCCGGAGGGCGGGCGGGGCACGGCGCGTAG
- a CDS encoding RAMP superfamily CRISPR-associated protein translates to MSGEPAPPGLLWEVTLRLCLLSDTHVGAARARPRHAAGSDADLHVDRDPVTGAPRLRATTLAGLLRHELAARTGDPDDVRALMGSAESEAAPGGEGAAASALDVDDARAELPEDTAVAVRTGIRVDPAAGTVQPGRTWRWEILPAGTVFTAHLRLHVPAPADEARLLTLLLLACDGLSGPGGSGPGIRVGGRTGRGYGAVRATHWSARRHDLTDERGWLAYHARSWARRWEEGADALADAPADLAAALTGALRACGRGATAAHALARAHRPDRRHRAELHLTLAVAEQPDPTAPPPRDPRPGLLMVGDAPAPERLGEADRAHRHRPAVTDPDKAAVHPAPVLGDTALFALFKRIGGRLVRDAAEHLGAGPDRWRDWHDHWWGADTDRRGLPRPARIRLRTVPVLTGGAPLTATRLTVDSLFGDAVDGRLFTTDLHCGGSAEAVLDVREPDDAVRGLLALLVRELATVPFDTLGAGAGTGNGRLTATRALLTTHPPGGGPPDTVDLLTALFAPDSADAATARGWLAALHAALAPAPTTEEPR, encoded by the coding sequence GTGAGCGGCGAGCCAGCCCCGCCCGGGCTGCTGTGGGAGGTCACCCTGCGGCTGTGCCTGCTCTCCGACACCCACGTCGGGGCGGCCCGGGCCAGGCCCCGCCACGCCGCCGGAAGCGACGCGGACCTGCACGTGGACCGCGACCCGGTCACCGGCGCGCCCCGTCTGCGCGCCACCACCCTGGCCGGGCTGCTGCGCCACGAACTCGCCGCCCGCACGGGCGACCCCGACGACGTCCGCGCCCTCATGGGCTCGGCGGAGTCCGAGGCCGCGCCGGGCGGGGAGGGGGCCGCCGCGAGCGCGCTGGACGTGGACGACGCCCGCGCCGAACTCCCCGAGGACACAGCGGTAGCGGTCCGCACCGGCATCCGGGTCGACCCGGCCGCGGGCACCGTCCAGCCGGGCCGCACGTGGCGGTGGGAGATCCTGCCCGCGGGTACCGTGTTCACCGCCCACCTGCGCCTGCACGTGCCCGCACCGGCCGACGAGGCCCGCCTGCTCACCCTGCTGCTCCTGGCCTGCGACGGACTCTCCGGGCCCGGCGGGTCCGGCCCCGGCATACGCGTGGGCGGGCGCACCGGCCGCGGCTACGGCGCCGTCCGCGCCACCCACTGGTCGGCGCGCCGCCACGACCTCACCGACGAGCGCGGCTGGCTCGCCTACCACGCGCGCTCCTGGGCCCGGCGCTGGGAGGAGGGCGCCGACGCGCTCGCCGACGCCCCCGCCGACCTGGCCGCCGCCCTGACCGGGGCCCTGCGCGCCTGCGGGCGCGGGGCCACCGCCGCCCACGCGCTCGCCCGCGCGCACCGGCCCGACCGCCGCCACCGCGCCGAACTCCACCTGACCCTGGCCGTCGCCGAGCAGCCCGATCCCACCGCCCCGCCGCCGCGCGACCCCAGGCCCGGCCTGCTCATGGTCGGCGACGCCCCCGCCCCCGAACGCCTGGGCGAGGCGGACCGGGCACACCGCCACCGCCCCGCCGTCACCGACCCGGACAAGGCCGCCGTCCACCCCGCCCCGGTCCTGGGCGACACCGCGCTGTTCGCCCTGTTCAAGAGGATCGGCGGCCGACTGGTCCGGGACGCGGCCGAACACCTGGGCGCCGGGCCGGACCGGTGGCGCGACTGGCACGACCACTGGTGGGGCGCCGACACCGACCGGCGCGGCCTCCCGCGCCCCGCCCGGATCCGGCTGCGCACCGTCCCCGTGCTCACCGGCGGAGCACCCCTGACCGCCACCCGGCTGACCGTGGACTCCCTCTTCGGCGACGCCGTGGACGGCCGCCTGTTCACCACCGACCTGCACTGCGGCGGCAGCGCCGAGGCGGTCCTGGACGTGCGCGAGCCCGACGACGCCGTCCGCGGTCTGCTCGCCCTCCTCGTGCGGGAGCTGGCCACGGTACCCTTCGACACCCTCGGCGCGGGCGCCGGAACCGGGAACGGGCGCCTGACCGCCACCCGCGCCCTCCTGACCACCCACCCCCCGGGCGGAGGGCCACCGGACACGGTGGACCTGCTCACCGCCCTGTTCGCACCCGACAGCGCCGACGCGGCCACCGCCCGCGGCTGGCTGGCCGCCCTGCACGCCGCGCTCGCCCCCGCGCCCACCACGGAGGAGCCCAGGTGA
- a CDS encoding thioesterase domain-containing protein, which yields MEEPDTVTFAPEQHRPPGAPTRPGGTPSSGVVVGVDLRGIQAYVYSGRRILDAVGRAALVAELTDTSDAEHGIADLVPPDCVVLRDAGGALTAVFPDAASARGFTALYTRRLRDRAADLTPVVAHVAYGPGAGHEAGGPGGAAPEHTGTTGSPGPDRAPGADTTAAAGVDEALALLPARLREARRHMSALHTPAHGYGITAVCSVSGGPAESVDSSRVQDDHPDVHERVAADVARARGIGRRWHRAHSSDWLAGAVTAAGAPALTLPMEVDRLGRDHGGLSRVAVVHIDVNGLGALLGEYRERAGDPAVPGSGAFAQRRLSTRIAGLTEGLARVLVRAVAATVHAGPGQRPLIPGTGAAAPITLHHEPPGPVSLPVRPVVVAGDDLTVLCDARIALSLVRYALDWLDADPERVGDDRDPRVGLHRALAEAHGDRPGGGRAVVAPDGAAHTTFVPTVGVGVAVQPVGAPLSLGYDLCEAMCRRAKEHRLQTAEADPGAGDEHAVAWTTRLDGVGRVLRRLDRARRAPVPRTALPLTGTGFARFLDRYLSATAPGSLLADGDTRQRGWLVSALVPLLESGADPEPELARRAHATGGPVDLPRGWTPGGLLDAVEVMDLHLDPGLAAALDPHRPQRRAGNGGPRTGAPRPRGAFR from the coding sequence ATGGAGGAGCCCGACACGGTGACCTTCGCCCCCGAGCAGCACCGGCCCCCCGGTGCCCCGACGCGACCGGGGGGAACACCGTCCAGCGGTGTGGTGGTCGGTGTCGACCTGCGCGGCATCCAGGCCTACGTGTACAGCGGCCGGCGCATCCTGGACGCGGTGGGGCGCGCCGCCCTCGTCGCGGAGCTGACCGACACATCCGACGCCGAGCACGGGATCGCCGACCTCGTACCGCCGGACTGCGTGGTGCTGCGCGACGCCGGAGGGGCGCTCACCGCGGTCTTCCCCGACGCGGCCTCGGCGCGCGGGTTCACCGCCCTCTACACCCGCAGGCTGCGCGACCGCGCCGCGGACCTGACCCCCGTGGTGGCGCACGTGGCCTACGGTCCCGGGGCCGGGCACGAGGCCGGGGGACCGGGCGGCGCCGCCCCGGAGCACACGGGCACGACCGGATCCCCGGGGCCCGACCGCGCGCCGGGCGCCGACACGACGGCGGCCGCCGGGGTGGACGAGGCGTTGGCCCTGCTCCCGGCGCGGCTGCGCGAGGCGCGGCGGCACATGTCGGCCCTGCACACCCCCGCGCACGGGTACGGGATCACCGCCGTGTGCTCGGTCAGCGGAGGCCCCGCCGAGTCGGTGGACAGCAGCCGCGTCCAGGACGACCACCCCGACGTGCACGAGAGGGTGGCCGCCGACGTCGCCCGGGCCCGGGGGATCGGCCGACGCTGGCACCGCGCCCACAGCTCCGACTGGCTGGCCGGTGCCGTCACCGCCGCCGGAGCCCCCGCCCTGACGCTGCCGATGGAGGTGGACCGCCTGGGCCGCGACCACGGCGGCCTCAGCCGCGTCGCGGTCGTCCACATCGACGTCAACGGCCTGGGCGCCCTCCTGGGCGAGTACCGCGAACGCGCGGGGGACCCGGCCGTGCCGGGTTCGGGCGCCTTCGCCCAGCGCCGCCTGTCCACCCGCATCGCCGGGCTCACCGAGGGGCTGGCCCGTGTCCTCGTGCGCGCGGTGGCGGCCACCGTCCACGCCGGACCCGGCCAGCGGCCCCTCATTCCGGGAACCGGCGCCGCCGCGCCGATCACCCTGCACCATGAGCCGCCCGGTCCCGTGTCCCTGCCGGTCCGCCCCGTCGTGGTCGCCGGGGACGACCTGACCGTGCTGTGCGACGCCCGGATCGCCCTCAGCCTGGTGCGCTACGCCCTCGACTGGCTGGACGCCGACCCCGAGCGCGTCGGCGACGACCGCGACCCCCGGGTGGGCCTGCACCGCGCGCTCGCCGAGGCCCACGGCGACCGCCCCGGCGGCGGGCGCGCCGTCGTCGCGCCGGACGGCGCGGCGCACACCACGTTCGTGCCCACGGTGGGGGTGGGCGTGGCCGTGCAGCCGGTGGGCGCTCCGTTGTCGCTGGGCTACGACCTGTGCGAGGCGATGTGCCGCCGCGCCAAGGAGCACCGCCTCCAGACCGCCGAGGCCGACCCCGGAGCGGGCGACGAGCACGCCGTGGCCTGGACGACGCGCCTCGACGGCGTCGGACGGGTGCTGCGCCGCCTGGACCGGGCCCGCCGGGCGCCGGTGCCGCGGACCGCCCTGCCCCTGACCGGAACCGGGTTCGCCCGCTTCCTGGACCGGTACCTGTCCGCGACCGCGCCGGGCAGCCTGCTCGCCGACGGGGACACCCGCCAGCGGGGCTGGCTGGTCTCCGCGCTGGTGCCCCTGTTGGAGTCGGGCGCCGACCCGGAGCCCGAACTCGCCCGACGCGCCCACGCGACGGGCGGGCCCGTCGACCTGCCCCGAGGCTGGACGCCCGGCGGCCTGCTCGACGCGGTCGAGGTGATGGACCTGCACCTGGACCCCGGGCTGGCGGCGGCCCTCGACCCCCACCGCCCCCAGCGGCGGGCGGGGAACGGCGGTCCGCGTACCGGGGCGCCCCGTCCGCGGGGCGCGTTCCGGTGA
- a CDS encoding CRISPR system precrRNA processing endoribonuclease RAMP protein Cas6: protein MVPVPMRWTVILRDLADTARPIRPEDCHGLLNRWWPQSPEEHAAAKRWAMNGWPSPLGDRLHHWTLTWLDDDTPPPLAPEELVGDPQRIGDHLLVPLSVTRTFDRTYTQMLTEPRGPSAVRSAAVRSRTPIVMTTRDAAGERIPHIWPTPRRLFGAVHRSGGGIVGGSGAVGAVARFAPSTLAEPWLELVFGGLARVRREPLPGEEVRLAEHQHADNRTVLGWHGGLRLDLAGGERRHADAFATLLELLELTGAGKYTAQGFGSVQVDTVTSGQPSARVPAQRPRRTPHRVPRRAPQRVGETRAHAVAEEEFGGALFD, encoded by the coding sequence GTGGTGCCCGTGCCGATGCGGTGGACCGTGATCCTGCGAGATCTGGCGGACACGGCGCGGCCGATCCGGCCCGAGGACTGCCACGGACTGCTCAACCGCTGGTGGCCCCAGTCCCCGGAGGAGCACGCGGCCGCCAAGCGGTGGGCCATGAACGGGTGGCCCTCGCCCCTGGGCGACCGCCTGCACCACTGGACGCTCACCTGGCTGGACGACGACACCCCGCCCCCGCTCGCGCCGGAGGAGCTGGTCGGCGACCCCCAGCGGATCGGCGACCACCTGCTGGTGCCCCTCTCGGTCACCCGCACCTTCGACCGCACCTACACCCAGATGCTCACCGAGCCGCGCGGCCCGTCCGCGGTGCGCTCGGCCGCGGTGCGCAGCCGGACCCCCATCGTCATGACCACCCGCGACGCCGCCGGTGAGCGCATTCCGCACATCTGGCCCACCCCGCGGCGCCTCTTCGGCGCCGTGCACCGTTCGGGCGGCGGGATCGTCGGCGGCAGCGGGGCCGTGGGCGCGGTGGCCCGGTTCGCGCCGTCCACCCTGGCCGAACCCTGGCTGGAGCTGGTGTTCGGCGGGCTGGCCCGGGTGCGCCGCGAGCCCCTGCCCGGCGAGGAGGTGCGGCTGGCCGAGCACCAGCACGCCGACAACCGCACCGTGCTCGGCTGGCACGGCGGGCTGCGGCTGGACCTGGCCGGGGGCGAGCGCCGCCACGCCGACGCCTTCGCCACCCTCCTGGAACTGCTGGAGCTGACCGGAGCGGGCAAGTACACCGCCCAGGGCTTCGGCTCCGTGCAGGTGGACACGGTGACCAGCGGCCAGCCGTCCGCACGGGTGCCCGCCCAGCGCCCCCGGCGGACCCCGCACCGGGTGCCCCGCCGCGCCCCGCAGCGCGTGGGTGAGACCCGGGCGCACGCCGTCGCCGAGGAGGAGTTCGGGGGCGCCCTGTTCGACTGA
- a CDS encoding DUF1697 domain-containing protein, with protein MVGMTRYVALLRGINLGAHRRVAMADLRSLLAGLGYGDVATHLQSGNAVFSAEGTRPDAVARRVREAVDAELGLDVPTVVRTAGQLRAAVEANPLPVPDPAKFLVLFCSGAVDAAGLAALDPSAHPRERMAVVGDQVYTHHELGLRHARLPDLVARHVDGTVTGRNWRTVLRLLEMAEG; from the coding sequence ATGGTGGGCATGACCAGGTACGTCGCGCTGCTGCGCGGAATCAACCTCGGCGCGCACCGCCGCGTCGCCATGGCCGACCTGCGCTCCCTGCTCGCCGGACTCGGCTACGGCGACGTGGCCACCCACCTCCAGAGCGGCAACGCGGTGTTCAGCGCCGAGGGGACGCGGCCCGACGCCGTGGCCCGGCGGGTGCGGGAGGCCGTGGACGCCGAACTCGGGCTCGACGTGCCGACCGTGGTGCGCACCGCCGGGCAGCTGCGCGCCGCGGTGGAGGCCAACCCCCTCCCCGTCCCCGACCCCGCCAAGTTCCTCGTCCTGTTCTGCTCCGGCGCCGTGGACGCCGCCGGTCTGGCCGCGCTCGACCCGTCCGCCCACCCGCGCGAGCGCATGGCGGTGGTGGGCGACCAGGTCTACACCCACCACGAGCTGGGGCTCAGACACGCCAGGCTCCCCGACCTCGTGGCCCGACACGTCGACGGGACGGTGACGGGCCGCAACTGGCGCACCGTGCTGCGCCTGCTGGAGATGGCCGAGGGCTGA
- a CDS encoding solute symporter family protein produces MSAAAAAAGGAVTGDGTAAVAVGVAAVTETPAAAAPPASTVPVAPAEPPAAEAPSASTVPSAAADPLDALGGALGSEFGVAHAWTVGLCALFVLVTLAVTVRARRTTRGAVDFYAGGRGFSSTQNGLALTGDYLSAASFLGIAGMISLQGYDGFLYSIGFLAAWLLVLPMAQLVRNTGRFTMADLPAFRMNRMRVRLACTVSTVTVCVFYLVAQMVGAGALVAVLLGLHDGGTFLGMGAEQARTGVIVLVGVLMIVYVMYGGMKAATWLQIIKAVALLAATGLLTALVLALFAFDPRALLGGAAEASGHGQAFLEPGLRFGVEVSGDPARTLFNKLDLLSLGLALVLGTVALPHILIRFYTVPDGRAARSSVNRTIVMVGAFYLMTPALGFGAAALVGSERIAAADPSGNTAVPMLAEEVGRLTAGPAGAAVLLALVSAVALATVLAVIASLTLASSSSIAHDLFGHILMWGRPRESQEVGVARLSACVIGAVAVVLAVRAQDMNAAFLVGLAFAVAAAANLPVIVLTMFWRRFNTRGVEWGVYGGLSATLLLMLLSPVMSGRTDPVTGENLSVLPAWIDVQLFPMENPALLAVPFGFACAVVGSLLSPERDTARFTELRVRSLTGWGVERD; encoded by the coding sequence ATGAGCGCCGCCGCAGCGGCCGCGGGCGGTGCCGTCACGGGGGACGGCACCGCCGCGGTGGCCGTCGGAGTGGCGGCCGTCACCGAAACGCCCGCCGCTGCCGCACCGCCCGCGTCCACCGTCCCGGTCGCGCCCGCCGAACCGCCCGCTGCCGAAGCACCGTCCGCGTCCACCGTTCCGTCCGCGGCCGCCGACCCCCTGGACGCCCTGGGCGGCGCGCTGGGGAGCGAGTTCGGCGTCGCGCACGCCTGGACGGTGGGCCTGTGCGCCCTGTTCGTCCTGGTCACCCTCGCCGTCACCGTCCGCGCCAGGCGCACCACCCGGGGCGCGGTCGACTTCTACGCGGGCGGACGCGGCTTCTCCAGCACCCAGAACGGGCTCGCCCTGACCGGCGACTACCTGTCCGCGGCCTCCTTCCTGGGCATCGCCGGGATGATCTCCCTCCAGGGCTACGACGGCTTCCTGTACTCCATCGGCTTCCTGGCGGCCTGGCTGCTGGTGCTGCCGATGGCCCAGCTGGTGCGCAACACCGGCCGCTTCACCATGGCCGACCTGCCCGCCTTCCGCATGAACCGGATGCGGGTGCGCCTGGCCTGCACCGTCTCCACCGTCACCGTGTGCGTGTTCTACCTGGTCGCGCAGATGGTCGGCGCCGGAGCCCTGGTCGCGGTCCTGCTGGGCCTGCACGACGGCGGGACCTTCCTGGGGATGGGCGCCGAGCAGGCCCGCACGGGCGTGATCGTGCTCGTGGGCGTGCTCATGATCGTCTACGTCATGTACGGCGGCATGAAGGCGGCCACCTGGCTCCAGATCATCAAGGCGGTCGCGCTGCTGGCCGCCACCGGACTGCTCACCGCCCTGGTGCTGGCCCTGTTCGCCTTCGACCCGCGCGCCCTGCTCGGCGGGGCCGCCGAGGCCAGCGGGCACGGTCAGGCCTTCCTGGAACCGGGGCTGCGCTTCGGGGTGGAGGTCTCCGGCGACCCCGCCCGGACCCTGTTCAACAAGCTCGACCTCCTCAGCCTCGGGCTGGCCCTGGTGCTGGGCACCGTCGCGCTGCCGCACATCCTCATCCGCTTCTACACCGTGCCCGACGGCCGGGCGGCGCGCTCGTCGGTCAACCGCACGATCGTCATGGTCGGGGCCTTCTACCTCATGACGCCGGCCCTGGGCTTCGGCGCCGCGGCGCTGGTCGGCTCCGAGCGCATCGCGGCCGCGGACCCCTCGGGCAACACCGCGGTGCCGATGCTCGCCGAGGAGGTGGGGCGGCTGACCGCCGGTCCCGCGGGCGCGGCCGTGCTGCTCGCGCTGGTCTCGGCGGTCGCGCTGGCCACCGTCCTCGCCGTCATCGCCAGCCTCACCCTGGCCTCGTCCTCCTCGATCGCGCACGACCTGTTCGGCCACATCCTCATGTGGGGCAGGCCCCGGGAGTCGCAGGAGGTGGGTGTGGCGCGGCTCTCCGCCTGCGTGATCGGCGCCGTGGCCGTCGTGCTGGCCGTGCGGGCCCAGGACATGAACGCGGCCTTCCTCGTGGGGCTGGCCTTCGCCGTCGCGGCCGCGGCCAACCTGCCGGTCATCGTGCTCACCATGTTCTGGCGCCGCTTCAACACCAGGGGTGTGGAGTGGGGCGTCTACGGCGGCCTGTCCGCCACCCTGCTGCTCATGCTGCTGTCGCCGGTGATGTCGGGCAGGACCGACCCCGTCACGGGGGAGAACCTGTCGGTGCTGCCCGCCTGGATCGACGTCCAGCTCTTCCCGATGGAGAACCCGGCGCTGCTGGCGGTGCCGTTCGGCTTCGCGTGCGCGGTCGTGGGCAGCCTGCTCTCGCCGGAGCGCGACACCGCGCGCTTCACCGAGCTGCGGGTGCGCTCCCTGACCGGGTGGGGCGTCGAGCGGGACTGA
- a CDS encoding DUF485 domain-containing protein, whose amino-acid sequence MVEYMEGVHRGRVGVRGQAPRPGGTVSAAERRRARAERTRACERVSVDPRFVKLRRRFALQTGLLVSAFLLGYPSYLLLSAYARDFMGRPLTDSVNAALVMGIGQFLWVFALAWAFGRFSERSLEPLAREIREEARGGEAADGTAAGR is encoded by the coding sequence GTGGTCGAGTACATGGAGGGTGTCCACAGAGGGCGTGTCGGCGTCCGGGGGCAGGCGCCGCGACCGGGGGGAACCGTGTCCGCGGCGGAGCGGCGGCGTGCGCGGGCCGAACGCACGCGCGCCTGTGAGCGCGTGTCCGTCGATCCGCGTTTCGTGAAACTCCGAAGGCGGTTCGCGCTCCAGACGGGACTGCTGGTATCGGCATTCCTGCTCGGTTACCCGTCCTATCTTCTGCTCTCCGCCTACGCGCGCGATTTCATGGGCAGGCCGCTCACGGATTCGGTGAACGCGGCACTGGTCATGGGAATCGGACAGTTCCTGTGGGTGTTCGCGCTCGCCTGGGCGTTCGGGCGTTTCTCCGAACGCTCCCTGGAACCCCTCGCACGGGAGATCCGCGAGGAGGCCCGCGGCGGGGAGGCCGCCGACGGGACGGCGGCGGGCCGATGA
- a CDS encoding Lsr2 family protein — protein sequence MVTEVFTLKYCDPHAVSEEKVEATEVIQFAWEGVVREVDACADCFKEHEARLEPLVDYSRPVKKRRVTKKAASSSSAPAEGSDDSADDESN from the coding sequence GTGGTCACCGAGGTCTTCACGCTCAAGTACTGCGATCCCCACGCCGTCAGCGAGGAGAAGGTCGAGGCGACTGAGGTCATCCAGTTCGCCTGGGAGGGTGTCGTCCGCGAGGTCGACGCGTGCGCCGACTGCTTCAAGGAGCACGAGGCCCGTCTGGAGCCCCTCGTCGACTACTCGCGTCCGGTGAAGAAGCGCCGCGTCACCAAGAAGGCCGCGTCCTCCTCCTCCGCGCCCGCCGAGGGCTCCGACGACTCCGCGGACGACGAGTCGAACTAG